One genomic segment of candidate division WOR-3 bacterium includes these proteins:
- a CDS encoding Na/Pi symporter, protein MDNRSHKFFQILILLICIYGFLLSISLLSDGLKLLGKGFVTNLISITSNPFLGLIIGLFTTAIVQSSSATTSITVGLVAAGTLSITNAIPIIMGANIGTTVTNTLVSLGQVTRKNEFQRAFPSAVIHDFFNILTVLVVFPLELKFHILRVFSEFLTKIFSGIGGTYISSPLKYIITPISSQLIQILGNRSFVIVIMATILLFASLKFLVDAMRAITTSKLELVIDRYLFGNAVQSFLVGLITTAIIQSSSVTTSLIIPLVGAGILSIYKILPYTIGANIGTTVTAILASLAIGNPLGIQIAFAHFGFNLIGACIWYPARIVPIKLALFFGKIASKNRFLAILYIIVVFYLVPIIIFIITKIK, encoded by the coding sequence ATGGACAATCGTTCCCATAAATTCTTTCAGATTTTGATTTTACTAATATGTATATATGGCTTTTTACTTAGTATTAGTCTATTAAGCGATGGACTAAAACTCTTAGGTAAAGGATTTGTCACAAATTTAATTAGCATAACTTCTAATCCATTTTTAGGATTAATCATTGGACTCTTTACAACCGCGATTGTCCAAAGTTCGTCAGCCACAACTTCAATTACGGTTGGTTTGGTTGCAGCTGGAACACTAAGTATCACCAATGCAATTCCTATCATTATGGGTGCTAATATTGGAACTACCGTCACCAATACATTGGTTTCCCTTGGTCAGGTTACAAGAAAGAATGAGTTTCAAAGAGCGTTTCCTTCAGCCGTAATCCACGATTTCTTTAATATCTTAACAGTTTTAGTTGTCTTTCCTTTAGAATTAAAGTTTCACATTCTAAGGGTGTTTTCAGAATTTTTAACTAAAATTTTCTCCGGGATTGGAGGCACCTATATTTCCAGTCCGTTAAAATATATCATCACACCAATAAGTTCTCAATTAATTCAGATCTTAGGTAATAGAAGTTTTGTGATAGTAATAATGGCAACTATCCTTTTATTTGCTTCTTTGAAATTTTTAGTGGATGCAATGCGTGCCATCACTACCAGCAAATTAGAATTGGTAATTGACCGTTATCTCTTTGGAAATGCAGTGCAGAGTTTTTTAGTGGGACTCATTACTACCGCAATAATTCAGTCATCATCAGTAACCACTTCTTTGATAATTCCTTTAGTCGGAGCCGGAATATTATCTATTTATAAAATACTTCCTTATACGATTGGCGCCAATATAGGCACAACTGTCACCGCAATCTTGGCGTCTTTGGCAATAGGTAATCCCTTAGGAATCCAAATTGCTTTTGCCCATTTTGGGTTTAATCTCATTGGAGCTTGTATTTGGTATCCCGCCAGAATTGTTCCGATTAAACTCGCTTTGTTTTTTGGTAAAATAGCGAGTAAAAATCGGTTTTTAGCAATACTTTACATAATTGTTGTCTTTTATTTAGTTCCGATTATAATATTTATAATAACAAAAATAAAATGA
- a CDS encoding FAD-binding protein, giving the protein MYPKEFQESLKKVEATRTFRMKQEFPMLSLAERTALLEAYHPDYKKGTMREISVGVNKGDKTPHEFANLFEAYSHLDPDKFVIPAPKFETDVLIIGGGGAGVSAAIVAKQANADVLLVTKLRIGDANTTMAQGGIQAADKENDSPAIHYLDVIGGGGFKNIPELVRALVTDGPEIIRWLEELGVIFDKADDGTMLSIHGGGTSRKRMHPCRDYTGAEIMRCLKDEFLDQASKPQPGRIRYLEYTSSLELLTDKDGCCVGAVLVNMENGEIFTVKAKTTILATGGAGRLHIQGFPTSNHYGATADGLVLGYRAGAKLIFLDTIQYHPTGVAYPEQILGQLITEKVRGVGAQLVNADGERFIYELETRDVVASAIIREVQDRKKGIVTAQAGGVWLDTPLIEILSGPGTILKQLPAMYRQFIKFGIDMTKEPVLTYPTQHYQNGGILCNEYGETNVPGLYVAGEVSGGVHGRNRLMGNSLLDILVFGRRAGKHAAETSLKILNSKEPTLNHVKRYHQELEKVGVPKERKSPMLLPDYRPKEFQTKFSFLSHLS; this is encoded by the coding sequence ATGTATCCAAAAGAATTTCAAGAATCATTAAAAAAGGTAGAAGCGACTCGGACATTCCGGATGAAACAAGAGTTTCCAATGTTAAGTTTAGCCGAACGCACTGCATTATTGGAAGCCTATCACCCGGATTATAAAAAAGGAACAATGCGCGAAATTTCCGTTGGAGTTAACAAAGGCGACAAAACACCTCATGAGTTTGCTAATCTTTTTGAAGCCTATTCGCACCTTGACCCGGATAAATTTGTAATTCCCGCACCAAAATTTGAGACCGATGTTTTAATTATCGGTGGCGGCGGTGCCGGTGTCTCGGCTGCAATTGTTGCGAAACAGGCAAATGCTGATGTTCTGCTCGTAACTAAACTGCGCATCGGTGACGCTAATACTACAATGGCTCAAGGTGGCATTCAAGCCGCAGATAAAGAAAATGATTCACCGGCAATCCATTATCTTGATGTTATCGGTGGCGGTGGATTTAAGAATATTCCCGAATTAGTCCGAGCATTGGTCACAGATGGTCCAGAAATAATTCGTTGGTTAGAAGAGTTAGGCGTAATTTTTGATAAAGCAGACGATGGCACAATGCTCTCTATCCATGGTGGTGGCACTTCTCGTAAACGAATGCACCCCTGTCGAGATTATACCGGCGCGGAAATTATGCGCTGTCTTAAAGATGAATTTTTAGACCAAGCATCAAAACCTCAACCTGGAAGAATCCGCTATTTAGAATATACTTCGTCCTTAGAACTGCTTACAGATAAAGACGGCTGTTGTGTTGGTGCTGTCTTGGTAAATATGGAAAATGGCGAGATATTTACGGTAAAAGCAAAGACAACAATCTTAGCCACCGGCGGTGCTGGTAGATTACATATCCAGGGATTTCCAACTTCTAACCACTACGGTGCAACTGCCGATGGTTTAGTTTTGGGGTATCGTGCCGGAGCAAAATTGATTTTTTTAGACACAATTCAATATCACCCCACTGGCGTTGCCTATCCAGAACAAATTTTAGGACAATTAATCACCGAAAAAGTCCGAGGCGTTGGCGCCCAGTTAGTTAATGCTGATGGCGAACGATTTATTTATGAACTTGAAACCCGAGATGTCGTCGCATCGGCCATTATTCGAGAAGTCCAGGACCGCAAAAAGGGAATTGTCACGGCCCAAGCCGGGGGCGTGTGGCTGGATACACCATTAATTGAAATATTATCCGGGCCAGGCACAATCTTAAAACAACTACCTGCAATGTATCGGCAGTTCATAAAATTTGGCATTGATATGACCAAAGAACCGGTGCTTACTTATCCAACCCAACACTATCAGAATGGTGGAATCTTATGTAATGAATACGGCGAAACTAATGTGCCAGGGCTTTATGTGGCAGGTGAAGTGTCGGGCGGAGTACATGGCCGAAATCGACTTATGGGAAATTCGCTCCTAGATATCTTAGTCTTTGGCCGTCGTGCCGGAAAACATGCCGCTGAAACATCATTGAAAATTCTCAACAGTAAAGAGCCAACCTTGAATCATGTTAAAAGATACCACCAAGAGTTAGAAAAAGTTGGAGTTCCTAAAGAACGTAAATCGCCAATGCTTTTACCCGATTACCGACCCAAAGAATTCCAGACTAAGTTTAGTTTTCTTTCTCATCTTTCCTAA
- a CDS encoding VTT domain-containing protein, which translates to MQRFKRILTDTNNSSKAKFFGIAYLVLLITFIIVIAFLLFTKYPILLTVFTDQPKIRDFISQFGIKAPFILIGLQVLQIIFAPIPGHLIGFIAGYLFGVLKGTVFCLIGIFIGASITFWLSRFFGRRLLKLFISKENLEKFDLYVVRKGPFVIFTLLLIPFSPLGDIIYYLSGLTAIPYFVYVVLVIIARLPNNLVNNLIGAKAFNFTLKEWVIFFCGNCYLSGIFLS; encoded by the coding sequence ATGCAACGTTTTAAAAGAATTTTAACTGATACTAATAACAGTTCAAAAGCCAAATTTTTTGGTATTGCTTATTTGGTATTATTAATTACATTTATAATTGTAATTGCCTTTTTGCTTTTTACAAAATACCCGATATTATTAACTGTATTCACTGACCAGCCCAAAATTCGGGATTTTATCAGTCAATTTGGCATCAAAGCACCTTTTATCCTGATTGGATTACAAGTGCTTCAAATTATCTTTGCACCGATTCCCGGTCATCTTATTGGATTTATTGCCGGGTATCTTTTTGGCGTATTAAAAGGAACAGTGTTTTGTTTGATAGGAATCTTTATCGGTGCCAGTATTACTTTTTGGCTCAGCAGGTTTTTTGGTCGTCGGCTCTTAAAATTATTTATTTCAAAAGAAAATCTGGAGAAATTTGATCTTTATGTAGTTCGCAAAGGTCCGTTTGTCATATTTACTTTACTTCTCATTCCATTTTCACCTTTAGGGGATATTATCTATTATCTTTCAGGGTTGACTGCAATTCCTTATTTTGTGTATGTGGTGCTGGTAATAATTGCTCGTCTACCTAATAATCTGGTTAATAATTTAATTGGTGCTAAAGCATTCAATTTCACGCTTAAAGAATGGGTAATATTTTTTTGCGGTAATTGTTATCTTAGCGGGATTTTTTTATCTTAA
- a CDS encoding Fe-S-containing hydro-lyase — MKKITTPLTDEIVKDLKAGDSVLITGIIYTGRDSAHKRLVEALESNQPLPVDLKGQIIYYVGPAPAKPGYPIGPAGPTTSERMDPYTPALLKYGMKGMIGKGNRTPEVIDALKQYTGVYFAAVGGAAALIAKRIKKCETVAYEDLGPEAIMKLTVEDFPVVVVNDCYGNDLYEEGMKKYRKI, encoded by the coding sequence ATGAAAAAGATTACAACACCATTAACTGATGAAATAGTAAAAGACTTAAAAGCCGGTGATTCCGTCTTAATTACCGGTATTATCTATACTGGTCGTGATTCGGCTCACAAAAGATTAGTTGAAGCACTTGAATCTAATCAACCGCTTCCAGTTGATTTGAAAGGACAAATTATCTATTATGTTGGTCCTGCTCCAGCAAAACCAGGTTATCCGATTGGACCAGCCGGTCCAACAACATCAGAAAGAATGGACCCTTATACTCCTGCTTTACTAAAATATGGAATGAAAGGAATGATCGGTAAAGGTAATCGAACTCCTGAAGTCATCGATGCCCTAAAGCAATATACTGGTGTCTATTTTGCTGCAGTTGGTGGCGCCGCAGCATTAATTGCCAAACGAATCAAAAAATGCGAAACAGTTGCTTATGAAGATTTAGGACCTGAAGCAATAATGAAATTGACTGTCGAAGATTTTCCTGTAGTTGTGGTTAATGACTGTTATGGCAACGACCTGTATGAAGAAGGAATGAAAAAATACCGCAAGATATAA
- a CDS encoding 4Fe-4S dicluster domain-containing protein yields the protein MSTNQQLSTIYIMGKEYKVPQGLTILQAMEYCGFLFIRGCGCRGGFCGACSTVYRTKDSYKLKVALACQTKIEDGMYLAQIPFYPGNKAVHNISQMRPTTETLCALYPEIMRCISCNSCTKVCPQDIKVMDYINAAIRGDYKKVAELSFDCIMCGLCATRCPAEIVQYNVALAARRIYGAHIMKKAPHLDRRLEEMRQNKFNQEIETLMKSSLDQLKELYTKRNIEK from the coding sequence ATGTCTACCAATCAACAACTTTCTACAATATATATAATGGGTAAAGAATATAAAGTACCTCAGGGGCTAACGATTCTCCAAGCAATGGAATATTGTGGATTTTTATTCATTCGTGGCTGTGGTTGTCGTGGTGGTTTTTGTGGTGCGTGTAGCACGGTCTACCGAACTAAAGATTCTTATAAATTAAAAGTCGCCCTTGCCTGTCAGACCAAAATTGAAGATGGAATGTATCTTGCCCAAATTCCGTTTTATCCTGGCAACAAAGCAGTCCATAATATTAGCCAGATGAGACCAACTACTGAAACGCTTTGTGCTTTGTATCCAGAAATTATGCGCTGTATCTCTTGTAATAGTTGCACTAAAGTCTGCCCGCAAGATATAAAAGTTATGGATTATATCAATGCTGCTATTCGTGGCGATTACAAAAAAGTTGCTGAGTTGTCCTTTGATTGTATAATGTGTGGTTTATGTGCCACGCGCTGTCCTGCAGAAATTGTCCAATATAATGTTGCATTAGCTGCCCGCAGAATTTATGGGGCTCATATAATGAAAAAAGCCCCCCATTTAGATAGACGACTTGAAGAAATGAGGCAAAACAAATTTAACCAAGAGATTGAAACGCTCATGAAAAGTTCCCTTGACCAATTAAAAGAATTATATACGAAAAGAAATATTGAAAAATAA